The following are encoded in a window of Candidatus Nitrosotalea sinensis genomic DNA:
- a CDS encoding cupredoxin domain-containing protein, protein MLDSKFIIFLILLISAITVCGTQNVFAENRTVTIPFGASNPHFETEAPFWYTPPILTIHVNDTIVWLNSDREVHTVTSGKGVDRGEFSQGKMEGKPDGYFDSGPFKPSQSLAFTFDKPGTFYYFCTIHPWMNGAIVVSQDIPDYATDAEGNKINKWPVVKYTDDKMVETDLSWEPHIILTGEQVTFVFNFYNPATSSEFMTSTPYRFVIVQNGTEIFSSEDSTQYSGAYKYFVFNKSGPVEFRLENIGNMNETVRFSTFVFDNPSEIKKEIPVIQPARNLQLGQETQIVFVGPPIAALAFIIIWAKWGDKFKKKRTGEKL, encoded by the coding sequence ATGTTAGATTCTAAGTTTATCATATTTCTCATTTTGTTGATATCAGCAATTACAGTGTGTGGTACTCAGAATGTATTTGCTGAGAATAGAACTGTGACCATACCTTTTGGAGCATCCAATCCTCACTTTGAGACTGAAGCACCCTTTTGGTATACTCCACCAATTCTTACCATACATGTCAATGATACAATAGTATGGCTCAACTCTGACAGGGAAGTACATACTGTAACTAGCGGTAAAGGTGTTGACAGAGGTGAATTTTCACAAGGAAAGATGGAAGGAAAACCAGATGGTTATTTTGACAGCGGCCCGTTCAAACCTAGTCAATCATTGGCATTTACGTTCGATAAACCCGGAACATTTTACTATTTTTGTACAATCCACCCCTGGATGAATGGAGCAATAGTAGTAAGTCAGGACATTCCGGATTATGCCACAGATGCAGAGGGAAATAAAATCAACAAATGGCCAGTTGTAAAGTATACTGATGATAAGATGGTTGAGACAGATCTCTCATGGGAGCCACATATCATATTGACTGGAGAACAAGTTACATTTGTATTTAATTTCTACAATCCTGCAACTTCTTCAGAGTTTATGACATCTACGCCTTATCGTTTTGTCATAGTACAAAATGGTACAGAGATATTCTCATCTGAAGATTCTACACAATATAGTGGAGCTTACAAATATTTTGTATTTAACAAGTCAGGTCCAGTAGAATTCAGACTTGAAAACATAGGCAACATGAATGAAACTGTAAGATTTTCTACTTTTGTATTTGATAATCCATCAGAGATCAAAAAAGAAATTCCAGTGATTCAGCCTGCAAGAAATCTACAATTGGGTCAAGAAACCCAGATAGTTTTTGTTGGACCTCCAATAGCAGCTCTTGCATTTATCATAATCTGGGCAAAATGGGGAGACAAATTTAAGAAGAAGCGAACAGGTGAGAAACTTTAA
- a CDS encoding SDR family oxidoreductase, which produces MDKVALVTGSSSGIGFETALELGRNGYHTYATMRDISKGSKILEIAKKENLKIKVIELDVNDDQSIKNAVKKILDENKRLDLLVNNAGYFLVGCLEDMTEKDLKDQFETNFFGVVRIIQSVLPTMRNQKSGTIVNVSSVAGRIGFPVTPGYISSKFALEGLSESMRYELAPFGIKTIIIEPGVVKTNLFTTLKKATKADPAYKDITQKVLSGLIMMSQMGTQPQEVASTIVKAVSSDNPLPRYPVGNDAAMFLEAKKVKTDIEFENYIKKELFS; this is translated from the coding sequence ATGGATAAAGTTGCTCTAGTGACTGGCAGTTCAAGCGGGATTGGGTTTGAGACAGCACTTGAACTTGGGCGCAATGGGTATCACACCTATGCAACAATGCGTGATATCTCAAAGGGCAGTAAAATTTTGGAGATTGCAAAAAAAGAAAATCTCAAGATCAAAGTAATAGAACTTGATGTAAATGACGACCAGTCAATTAAAAATGCAGTAAAAAAAATTCTAGATGAAAATAAAAGATTAGATCTTCTTGTAAACAATGCAGGCTACTTTTTGGTAGGATGTCTTGAAGACATGACAGAAAAGGATCTAAAAGATCAGTTTGAAACAAACTTTTTTGGAGTAGTAAGGATAATCCAGTCGGTTTTGCCTACCATGCGAAACCAAAAGTCTGGAACAATAGTAAATGTGAGCTCTGTTGCAGGCAGGATAGGATTTCCTGTAACTCCAGGATATATCAGTTCCAAGTTTGCGTTAGAGGGATTAAGTGAATCCATGAGATACGAGCTGGCGCCATTTGGAATAAAGACGATAATCATAGAACCAGGAGTTGTCAAGACAAACCTGTTTACAACACTCAAAAAGGCAACAAAGGCAGACCCTGCATACAAGGATATCACTCAGAAAGTGTTGAGTGGGCTAATCATGATGTCACAGATGGGCACACAGCCACAGGAGGTAGCAAGCACCATAGTCAAGGCGGTATCATCAGATAATCCCCTTCCAAGGTATCCTGTGGGTAATGATGCAGCCATGTTCCTTGAAGCAAAAAAGGTCAAGACGGACATAGAGTTTGAAAATTACATAAAAAAGGAACTTTTTAGCTAG
- a CDS encoding DEAD/DEAH box helicase, whose amino-acid sequence MHYCPKCKSRIEIQRTFNQKIHFSCSKCKIEDIVDSKKNLDEAFLEFLIKFDNDEIPTKKEVGSTLEKEGMLQTEEEINKMIGDSKIGDITRSVLFSKRHYVSHFKVIEEPEPEMGSTVEDSGLDKRIIESLESKGIKKFYKFQEDAIHHIVSGDNIVITAPTASGKTEAFVVPIMEKIASSKSSLIQAIFVYPTKSLSRDQYPKIKEIADKMNIQCAVFDGDTKQTERQDILSSPPQVIITNFDVLHYHLWHRTRFAALLNTARFLAVDEAHVYSGIFGSNVHYIIKRLKRIAPKLQMIAASATLDNALSFCQMLFGVKMVQVLGSGKKGKTEFSMLFPSLMTQRALMIDILKKLTTKHHKTLVFSNSHLNSELLALQARRQKVDIKVHRAGLMANYRRSVENMFKSDKLLAISATPTLELGIDVGNVDGVISSTIPVNRLTQRIGRAARKGQGGYAFLILGNDPISQYYKNHPSDYFEDTEQVYIDPKNPFVEEFQVIAMACDKPIAKHELPEHKDVIQRHVGAGNLVLIENRYVPNYDQIKSILEEYSIRGIGRSIDIFLNDKKVGERVLPIALEELHPHAVYFLAGTRYQVKETGYPEKMTAKLEYLPKNYPYYTKALTEEWPTIETVFEKRFAKGIEVAFCKLHIQKRVYGYVNLELGQEVGQGQKIILEKPLDYDFVTKGIVFKAPRPLGEISKAENEEYVEASGYHATEHVVIEGSNMITGGVSQDLGGISLGTSGLVFVYDSAIGGNGASRALYDRLEKAFERSLDIVTECPCKNESGCPRCTFSYRCGNNNEYLHKMSAREILQRIKDGEKTEIIEPSEGDKPLV is encoded by the coding sequence GTGCATTACTGTCCCAAGTGTAAATCAAGAATAGAGATACAACGTACGTTTAATCAAAAAATACACTTTAGCTGTTCCAAGTGTAAAATAGAAGATATTGTAGATTCGAAAAAAAATCTAGATGAGGCATTTTTAGAATTTTTAATAAAATTTGACAATGATGAGATACCAACCAAAAAGGAGGTAGGATCAACATTAGAGAAAGAGGGAATGTTGCAGACAGAAGAGGAGATAAACAAGATGATAGGTGATTCCAAAATCGGAGACATTACAAGGTCAGTTTTATTCTCAAAGAGGCATTACGTATCACACTTTAAGGTAATAGAAGAGCCTGAACCTGAAATGGGTTCTACAGTAGAGGATTCAGGATTAGACAAGAGAATAATTGAATCATTAGAGTCAAAAGGCATAAAAAAATTCTACAAGTTTCAAGAAGATGCAATACATCATATAGTATCAGGAGACAATATTGTAATTACTGCACCAACTGCATCGGGAAAAACTGAGGCTTTTGTTGTTCCAATAATGGAAAAAATTGCAAGCTCAAAGAGTTCTTTGATACAAGCAATCTTTGTCTATCCAACAAAATCACTTTCGCGGGATCAATATCCAAAGATAAAAGAGATTGCAGACAAGATGAATATTCAATGTGCAGTATTTGATGGAGATACAAAACAAACAGAGCGACAAGATATTCTCTCTAGTCCACCTCAAGTGATTATAACCAACTTTGATGTCTTACATTATCATTTATGGCATAGGACAAGATTTGCGGCATTATTGAATACTGCAAGATTTCTTGCAGTAGATGAGGCTCATGTATATTCTGGAATTTTTGGTTCCAATGTTCACTACATCATAAAAAGACTAAAGAGAATTGCACCGAAACTGCAGATGATTGCAGCATCTGCTACACTTGATAATGCATTGTCTTTTTGTCAGATGTTGTTTGGCGTGAAGATGGTTCAGGTATTAGGCTCTGGAAAAAAAGGCAAGACCGAGTTTTCAATGTTGTTTCCCTCATTGATGACCCAGCGTGCATTGATGATAGACATTCTAAAAAAACTAACAACAAAACATCACAAGACTCTAGTCTTTAGTAATTCGCATCTTAATTCTGAGCTCTTGGCGCTTCAGGCCCGAAGGCAAAAAGTGGACATTAAGGTTCACAGGGCTGGGCTCATGGCAAACTATAGGAGATCAGTTGAGAACATGTTCAAATCAGACAAGTTGCTTGCAATATCTGCCACTCCCACGCTAGAACTTGGAATTGATGTAGGAAATGTGGATGGTGTGATATCATCTACAATACCTGTCAACAGGCTTACACAAAGAATAGGAAGGGCTGCAAGAAAGGGCCAGGGAGGATATGCGTTTCTAATACTGGGAAACGACCCAATATCACAATACTACAAGAATCATCCTTCAGATTATTTTGAGGATACCGAGCAAGTGTATATCGACCCCAAGAATCCATTTGTTGAAGAGTTTCAAGTAATTGCAATGGCATGCGACAAGCCAATTGCAAAACACGAATTGCCAGAGCATAAGGATGTAATACAAAGACATGTGGGTGCCGGAAATCTTGTCTTGATTGAAAATAGATATGTTCCAAACTATGATCAGATAAAATCCATTTTAGAAGAATACAGTATCAGAGGAATTGGAAGATCAATTGATATTTTCTTAAATGACAAAAAAGTAGGAGAGCGAGTTTTACCGATTGCATTAGAGGAGCTTCATCCACATGCGGTTTATTTTTTGGCAGGAACTAGATATCAAGTAAAAGAAACAGGATATCCTGAAAAGATGACTGCAAAATTAGAATATCTTCCAAAAAATTATCCATATTATACCAAGGCACTAACAGAAGAGTGGCCTACAATAGAGACTGTATTTGAGAAAAGATTTGCAAAGGGAATTGAAGTTGCATTTTGCAAGTTACACATTCAGAAAAGAGTATACGGATATGTTAATTTGGAATTGGGTCAAGAGGTGGGGCAGGGACAAAAAATTATTTTGGAAAAGCCCCTCGATTATGACTTTGTTACAAAGGGGATTGTATTCAAGGCTCCAAGGCCTCTTGGTGAAATCAGCAAGGCGGAAAACGAAGAATATGTCGAGGCAAGCGGTTATCACGCTACAGAACATGTGGTAATAGAGGGAAGCAACATGATAACAGGTGGCGTCTCTCAAGACCTTGGAGGAATATCTCTTGGTACGTCTGGGCTTGTCTTTGTATATGACTCGGCAATAGGAGGAAATGGTGCAAGCAGGGCACTTTATGATAGGCTAGAAAAGGCGTTTGAGAGAAGCCTGGATATTGTAACAGAATGTCCCTGTAAAAATGAGTCAGGATGCCCACGCTGTACTTTTTCATACAGGTGTGGAAATAACAATGAATATCTTCACAAAATGTCTGCAAGAGAGATTCTCCAGAGGATAAAAGATGGAGAGAAAACAGAGATAATAGAGCCCTCAGAAGGGGACAAACCGCTTGTATGA
- a CDS encoding class I SAM-dependent methyltransferase yields MGLGSYWGEVLDVLEKIIPVYDKVNSMISLGRDSEFRQRGIKGRVNPGDHILDAGSGFGNMSKTASMICNNNIDITLYDPLRPMLKNTSRLFSKTPVLTCGVFEHIPFRDENFDAVLTGYSLRDAINLRIAISEIHRVLKKGGRFVIVDLGKPDNPVIRMGVSFYLRAILPILAVIGGGKLGLKFATLYGTYKLWPQNKKLESLLLERFSRVEFETGMLGGAIMVAAYK; encoded by the coding sequence GTGGGTCTTGGAAGTTATTGGGGCGAAGTCCTCGATGTCTTGGAAAAAATAATTCCTGTTTATGATAAAGTAAATTCAATGATCTCACTTGGAAGAGATTCAGAGTTTCGGCAGCGTGGAATCAAAGGCAGAGTAAATCCTGGAGATCATATACTGGATGCAGGATCTGGTTTTGGAAACATGTCCAAGACTGCATCAATGATATGCAACAATAACATTGACATTACTCTTTATGATCCGCTCAGACCCATGTTGAAAAATACAAGTAGGTTGTTTTCCAAGACTCCAGTTCTTACTTGTGGTGTCTTTGAACATATTCCATTTCGCGATGAAAACTTTGATGCCGTATTGACTGGATATTCATTACGTGATGCAATAAATCTGCGAATTGCCATATCTGAGATACATCGTGTGCTCAAAAAAGGTGGACGATTTGTCATAGTGGATTTGGGCAAGCCAGATAATCCTGTAATAAGAATGGGAGTCTCGTTTTATCTTAGGGCTATACTTCCAATACTTGCAGTAATTGGTGGCGGAAAACTGGGACTAAAATTTGCCACACTTTATGGCACATACAAGCTATGGCCACAGAACAAAAAACTCGAGTCTCTCTTACTTGAGAGATTCTCAAGAGTAGAGTTTGAAACAGGAATGCTTGGTGGCGCAATAATGGTTGCAGCCTACAAGTAA
- a CDS encoding cation diffusion facilitator family transporter, whose protein sequence is MQQTESTSSNRISKLKIVLILTSTYFVAEIVGSLLTNSLALLADAGHMLTDVGGLALSLFAINFTRKKPTPQRTYGFYRTEILASLVNSVALVMLSIYIFIEGYRHIFAPPEIQSIPMTIIGGVGLAVNVLCVKILGGHSHEDGGHEGHDHKHEEENLNMKGARLEVLSDTAGAAGIIITGIIIFFTKFYLADAIFSIGLSIFILPRTWSIMKKSINILMEGTPSNIDYEEVKNAILKIKGVTGIFDLHIWAITSGMNALSAHVVTLDQKKSQAIILEIRSILENKFGIIRSTIQIEPYH, encoded by the coding sequence ATGCAGCAAACTGAAAGTACATCTTCAAATAGAATATCAAAACTCAAAATTGTACTAATTCTTACTTCGACATATTTTGTTGCAGAGATTGTAGGAAGTTTACTAACTAACAGTCTTGCGTTGCTTGCAGATGCAGGCCACATGTTAACAGATGTTGGAGGACTTGCTTTGTCACTTTTTGCCATTAATTTTACACGAAAAAAACCCACTCCTCAACGTACCTATGGATTTTACAGAACAGAGATACTTGCATCTCTAGTAAACAGCGTAGCTTTAGTCATGTTATCAATTTACATTTTCATTGAAGGTTATCGTCATATCTTTGCACCACCAGAGATTCAAAGCATCCCAATGACAATAATTGGAGGTGTTGGATTGGCAGTAAATGTACTGTGTGTGAAGATACTTGGAGGTCATTCACATGAAGATGGTGGACATGAGGGACATGATCACAAACATGAAGAAGAAAATCTCAACATGAAAGGTGCTAGGTTAGAAGTTCTAAGTGACACAGCAGGTGCCGCGGGCATAATTATAACAGGAATTATAATATTTTTTACTAAATTTTATTTGGCTGATGCAATATTCAGCATTGGTCTTTCTATATTCATTCTCCCCAGAACTTGGTCAATAATGAAAAAATCAATCAATATTTTGATGGAAGGTACACCATCAAACATAGATTATGAGGAAGTAAAAAATGCCATATTGAAAATAAAAGGGGTTACTGGAATATTTGATCTGCATATTTGGGCCATAACATCAGGAATGAATGCATTGTCTGCCCATGTAGTGACACTTGATCAGAAAAAATCTCAAGCAATAATTTTAGAGATAAGATCCATACTTGAGAATAAATTTGGAATTATTCGTTCTACCATCCAGATAGAACCTTATCACTAA
- a CDS encoding DUF190 domain-containing protein, whose protein sequence is MRTQKMWSLVIRIKKNDTVQGKRVHILILDILKKGAILGATVWAGVGGYGRRGESTIHVEGISVNMPLVIEVIADLEKIEKVLPDIKKLVDDNGLITLHEVGVV, encoded by the coding sequence ATGAGAACCCAAAAAATGTGGTCACTTGTTATCAGAATCAAGAAAAATGATACCGTACAAGGAAAGCGTGTACATATCTTGATACTTGACATCTTGAAAAAAGGCGCTATACTGGGTGCAACAGTGTGGGCAGGAGTTGGAGGATATGGAAGAAGAGGAGAATCTACAATCCATGTAGAAGGAATATCAGTAAACATGCCACTTGTCATAGAAGTAATAGCAGATCTTGAAAAAATAGAAAAAGTGCTGCCTGACATAAAAAAACTAGTTGATGATAACGGCTTGATTACCTTGCACGAAGTCGGTGTTGTCTAA
- a CDS encoding plastocyanin/azurin family copper-binding protein produces the protein MNTKNKKRIRAGIDTITKSNLQYFVIAFSILVLASGPLLLHTVSPQVFAAVQMITIPYGAFDPNFNTAAPQWYLPTATTIQVNQTVTWLNQDTEGHTVTSGKAGGREGLIQNNMGQPSGLFDSGTIMPGKKWSYTFTKPGQYEYFCTIHPWMDGYIVVNEKEPDPTDADGNKLTQFPQVRLTPDRRYEADLSWEPHYIMTGHKITFVFQFYDNVMPHPIPAHYIFTITQNGKQLFRSEDRTQFGGGYNYFSFDEPGPAIFRFDDIDNSGQSVQYSAMVEQMDSNSDMSGMAGMDDMVQPARNMALQDYLIPLFFTPALITAGVVVLLVKIRKKKPHEGDYVQ, from the coding sequence ATGAACACAAAAAACAAAAAAAGAATTCGGGCTGGAATTGACACCATCACTAAAAGTAATTTACAATATTTTGTAATTGCATTTTCTATTCTAGTTCTTGCGTCAGGTCCACTCTTGTTGCATACTGTATCACCGCAGGTATTTGCAGCGGTGCAGATGATCACTATACCATATGGTGCATTTGATCCAAACTTTAACACTGCAGCACCCCAATGGTATCTGCCTACAGCTACTACTATACAGGTAAACCAAACTGTGACATGGCTAAACCAAGATACTGAAGGACACACTGTTACAAGTGGCAAAGCTGGAGGAAGAGAAGGGTTAATACAAAACAACATGGGCCAACCGTCTGGACTATTTGATAGTGGAACAATAATGCCTGGAAAGAAATGGTCATACACATTTACAAAACCAGGACAGTATGAGTATTTCTGCACAATACATCCATGGATGGATGGATACATTGTTGTAAATGAAAAAGAGCCAGACCCAACTGATGCTGATGGAAATAAACTAACTCAATTCCCACAAGTACGTCTTACGCCTGACAGACGATATGAAGCAGACCTAAGCTGGGAACCACATTACATCATGACCGGACACAAGATAACCTTTGTATTCCAATTCTATGATAATGTAATGCCGCACCCAATTCCTGCTCATTATATATTTACTATAACGCAAAATGGAAAACAGCTCTTCAGGTCAGAAGACAGGACACAGTTTGGAGGGGGATACAATTACTTTAGCTTTGACGAGCCAGGCCCTGCCATCTTTAGATTCGACGACATTGACAATAGTGGACAATCTGTACAATATTCTGCGATGGTAGAGCAAATGGACTCTAATTCTGATATGAGTGGTATGGCCGGAATGGATGACATGGTCCAGCCTGCAAGAAACATGGCATTGCAAGATTATCTTATACCGTTATTCTTTACTCCTGCTTTGATTACTGCTGGAGTAGTGGTGCTTCTTGTGAAAATACGTAAAAAGAAGCCACATGAAGGAGATTATGTACAATGA
- a CDS encoding MFS transporter, with the protein MNKVTLVYIIALVVGFSYGMHNPVVPLFSKDLGASYLDLGLIGFSNFIPYMFIPLFVGMLLDRFNKGLLLTLGLVLDTASIYALSTANSVPQVILFRTLVGIAHSFFWPPCESIISQSSSPHDRVKAISRFMAFFVAGIMIGPLVGSFLLESFDASYRMIFQVSAFAIATSLVFSTMLSKNNISNHKGKISFASAKQMTKFPTVIAILLFCSTSFGVFLAILPAYMNDRKISESNIELLFFVFGISRLVSLLSSGFLMKKFFASVLIVILSISVGMFLLYYSHSMLDFGIAVLILGFGFSVYFPLTFEIIMRKTHDNPGALIGAYEATFGMGWAFGPLVIGVIANSFESSIPYLILFVSGLAVLGFVFVKKKETVLA; encoded by the coding sequence ATGAACAAAGTAACCCTTGTCTACATCATTGCACTGGTGGTAGGATTCTCATACGGAATGCACAATCCTGTAGTTCCTTTGTTTTCAAAAGATCTTGGTGCATCATATCTTGATCTTGGATTAATTGGATTTTCAAACTTCATTCCATACATGTTCATCCCACTCTTTGTCGGTATGCTTCTTGACCGGTTCAACAAGGGATTGCTGTTAACTCTGGGATTGGTCCTTGATACTGCGTCTATCTACGCGTTATCTACTGCAAATTCTGTGCCTCAGGTCATCCTGTTTAGAACACTTGTGGGAATCGCACATTCATTTTTCTGGCCTCCATGTGAATCCATAATTTCACAATCATCCAGTCCGCATGATCGTGTCAAGGCAATATCAAGATTTATGGCATTTTTTGTTGCAGGAATAATGATAGGCCCGCTTGTTGGATCGTTCCTACTTGAAAGTTTTGATGCATCATACAGAATGATATTCCAAGTCTCTGCCTTTGCAATAGCAACATCTCTTGTATTTTCTACCATGCTGTCAAAAAACAACATATCCAATCACAAGGGAAAAATATCTTTTGCATCTGCAAAACAAATGACAAAGTTTCCTACAGTGATTGCAATTTTGTTGTTCTGCAGCACAAGTTTTGGAGTATTTCTTGCAATACTTCCTGCATACATGAATGACAGAAAAATCTCTGAATCAAATATAGAATTACTCTTTTTTGTCTTTGGCATCTCTAGGCTTGTATCTTTGCTGTCGTCTGGATTTTTAATGAAAAAATTCTTTGCAAGTGTCTTGATTGTAATTCTGTCAATCTCCGTTGGAATGTTTCTATTGTATTATTCTCATTCTATGCTAGATTTTGGAATTGCTGTATTGATACTAGGATTTGGATTTAGTGTCTATTTCCCGCTCACATTTGAGATAATCATGAGAAAGACACACGACAATCCAGGAGCATTAATTGGAGCCTATGAGGCTACCTTTGGAATGGGATGGGCATTTGGACCTCTAGTTATAGGTGTAATTGCAAACTCGTTTGAAAGTTCCATTCCTTATCTCATCTTGTTTGTATCAGGCCTAGCTGTTCTAGGATTTGTATTTGTAAAAAAGAAAGAGACAGTTCTTGCCTAG
- the crcB gene encoding fluoride efflux transporter CrcB — translation MKFLEIVLLAAGGVLGVFLRYGITKSQLILGTLPVNVLIVNIVGSFVLGSFAVFSQQWNLDEKYAMLVAIGFCGGLTTMSSFALESANLIDNKQYSLVALNIVANVGLSLGAIFGGRALTSMILGGLK, via the coding sequence ATGAAATTCTTGGAAATTGTCTTGTTAGCTGCAGGAGGAGTTCTTGGAGTCTTTCTAAGATATGGTATAACAAAATCACAACTAATCCTCGGCACACTGCCAGTTAACGTCCTGATTGTAAATATTGTTGGAAGTTTTGTGTTAGGATCATTTGCAGTCTTTTCTCAACAATGGAATCTTGATGAAAAATATGCAATGCTTGTGGCAATTGGATTCTGTGGCGGACTGACCACTATGTCGTCATTTGCTTTGGAATCAGCTAATTTAATTGACAACAAACAATATTCACTAGTGGCACTAAACATAGTTGCAAATGTTGGTCTGTCACTTGGTGCAATATTTGGAGGACGAGCATTGACCAGTATGATACTTGGAGGATTAAAATGA
- a CDS encoding DNA topoisomerase I, whose product MKWKTLQHNGIAFLPPYESKGITVKIKGEKVPLSIDAEEMAYQWAKKKDTPYVKDAVFQKNFFAHFVKELPAKFKGVSLSDIDFSEAFKVVDMEKDAKLTMTKEEKKKIAATRKEIKEKMKAKYGKAIIDGKEVDVANWMAEPPGLFIGRGDHPLRGKWKPRITEKDVTLNLGKEAKVPPGNWGKIIHEQDFMWLASWMDELTGKRKYVWLSDTSDLKQERDKMKYDKATKLAAEIDKVLGMVIKKMSDKDDKVRSVATVCYLIYKTAMRVGDEKDPDEADTVGATTLRVEHVNLKPGVIEFDFLGKDSVRWQKPLPVTEQDKAFYENLKKFTEKKKKDELIFHEITSRHVNEFLSGIVKGLTAKVFRTYLATQVVTSYLKKVDNIKSKSENIKIYHAKLANLEAAVTCNHKRTIPKNFDETLQKKREAIKKLKETKPKTDKQVEKLKQREEKLKLALELAEKTRDYNLGTSLRNYIDPRVVKSWSDAMELDWQKLYTSALQKKFQWVSKVDTTWKDIAKV is encoded by the coding sequence ATGAAATGGAAAACCCTTCAACATAATGGCATTGCGTTTCTTCCTCCCTACGAATCAAAGGGCATTACTGTAAAGATCAAGGGAGAGAAAGTTCCACTAAGTATTGATGCAGAAGAGATGGCATACCAGTGGGCAAAGAAAAAAGATACGCCATACGTCAAGGATGCAGTATTTCAAAAGAACTTTTTTGCACACTTTGTAAAAGAGCTTCCTGCAAAATTCAAAGGAGTGTCACTTTCAGACATTGACTTTTCTGAAGCTTTCAAGGTAGTTGACATGGAAAAAGATGCCAAGCTTACCATGACAAAAGAAGAGAAGAAAAAGATTGCAGCTACAAGAAAGGAGATAAAAGAAAAGATGAAGGCAAAATACGGCAAGGCAATAATTGATGGAAAAGAAGTCGATGTTGCAAACTGGATGGCAGAGCCTCCAGGACTTTTCATTGGAAGAGGAGACCACCCACTAAGAGGTAAGTGGAAACCAAGAATTACAGAAAAAGATGTTACATTAAACCTTGGAAAGGAAGCAAAAGTTCCTCCTGGAAACTGGGGAAAGATAATCCATGAACAAGACTTCATGTGGCTTGCAAGCTGGATGGATGAGCTGACAGGCAAGAGAAAGTACGTTTGGCTCTCTGACACATCGGATCTCAAACAGGAACGAGACAAGATGAAGTATGACAAGGCAACAAAGCTTGCAGCGGAGATTGACAAGGTTCTAGGCATGGTGATAAAGAAAATGTCAGACAAGGACGACAAGGTTCGAAGTGTTGCGACTGTATGCTATTTAATTTACAAAACTGCCATGAGAGTAGGTGATGAAAAGGATCCAGATGAGGCAGACACCGTAGGTGCTACAACATTGCGAGTAGAACATGTCAACCTCAAGCCAGGCGTGATAGAGTTTGACTTTTTAGGAAAAGACAGTGTAAGATGGCAAAAACCATTACCAGTAACAGAACAAGACAAGGCATTTTATGAGAACCTCAAGAAATTCACAGAGAAAAAGAAAAAGGATGAACTGATATTTCATGAGATAACATCAAGACATGTAAACGAATTTTTGAGTGGAATAGTAAAGGGACTTACTGCCAAAGTGTTTAGAACATATCTTGCAACTCAGGTGGTAACAAGCTATCTCAAAAAGGTAGACAACATAAAATCAAAATCAGAAAATATCAAGATATACCATGCCAAGCTTGCAAACTTAGAAGCTGCGGTAACATGCAATCACAAAAGAACAATACCAAAGAACTTTGATGAAACACTCCAGAAAAAACGAGAAGCAATAAAGAAATTAAAAGAAACAAAACCAAAGACAGACAAACAAGTAGAGAAATTAAAACAACGTGAAGAAAAATTAAAACTTGCATTAGAGCTTGCAGAAAAAACTAGAGACTATAACTTGGGAACGTCACTTAGAAATTATATCGATCCTCGAGTCGTCAAGTCCTGGTCAGATGCAATGGAATTGGATTGGCAGAAACTTTACACATCTGCACTTCAAAAGAAATTCCAATGGGTCTCAAAGGTTGATACCACTTGGAAAGATATTGCAAAAGTTTAG